ataagggcagggaagaagaaagggggtattatgattagcatgtataatgtgcagggtgggggaaaggggagggctgtgcaacgcagagaagacaagtagtgattctacaacatcttactgtgctgatggacagtgacataatggggtttgtgggggggacttggggtaagggagagactagtaaacataatgttcttcaaaaaaataaaaagaaaaaaaaactgaggaaacaaaaGCCTCCagactttatatataaaaaaatttataaagtggaaaaaaaaatgtttaacatagtCACTGAAAAACAGGAGAGCGTTTTCTCTGGAACATTATTATAGCTGGGCAGTGTAGAGAGCCCTGCTGAGGTCAGTGAACTTGAATTTATAGAAATATTACCAGATGACCTGGCTGTATTTTCTCTAGCAGTACCCAGAAGTCTGGGTATAGTTGCAAAGCAGGTTCTGTTGGCAGAAATGTGTTGGCAGCATGTTAGGGCAGGGAATTCAGTAGAGAAACGAGGACTAGTGGACACTGATGAGCACATAGAGGGATAAGGGACCAAAGGTTCTGAGGAAGTTGAAGAACAGCTGTGAAGTAATTGAGCAAATGTACAGGGAGACAGAGCACTGTGGTCAGAGTGGAATGCCTGAGTTCGTCATATTAGAGGTCAGGCATTTTAGGATAATGACAAGATCTACAAGTGACTGTACAGTTGACTCTGGATATTTTGTTCAGAGTATAGAAAGGATTTCTTACTGTTTGGGATTGGATTGGGCTGTGGATATCTGGAATCTGTTTAGGTTTTAGGGTTGATCTTAATGGATGAGAAGACTTGTCAGGAAATATGGGATCTTCCATATATTTTGGGCATGTCTAAAAATAATTGGGAAATCAAACCaagattcatttacatttatttattctcagaAGTAAACTATAAGTTGAaggaatttcaaataaaaaactaAGATGGTGCTTTGGTTCCTAATGTGACCTTATATCTGGATCACCTGGATTGCCTGGGAAGCATTTACCAGGGATTAAATATTTCTTAGGTTGACTTCAGACCCAGTCGAGTCTCTAAGAgccttctttccccttctttctcagGTGAAAAGGGCAAAGAGAGGGATCAACAAAAATCAGAATAGTGCAAAATACTATACTGggaactttacatatattatcttagAGCATATATTTCTTACTATGGATTGTGTCCAGaaaagtttgaaagccactgtGTAGAAGATTTCTAAAACATGCAGAATTTATTGATAGCACTTTGGCTACATTTTCATGCAGAGTACAAAACAGTCTACATGAATGATTATTTGTTGTTGCTGGGATGTTACTTCTATAAAAGAATCCTGTATTAGGCACTTCCTGGttcatataaaatacttttaaactaTGATTACTCCACTGACTCCTCACTCCTCAGAAGTGATAACATTTGTAAACTTTCTTTCTAGACTCGCTATCCCATGTTGGAGAATCCAGAGATTTTGAGGAAAACAGCTGATGACTTTCTTAATAGAATTGCATTGACAGATGCTTACCTTTTATATACACCTTCCCAAATAGCCTTGACTGCCATTTTATCCAGTGCATCCAGAGCAGAAATTACTATGGAAAGGTATTAATTTGTGTTTTAACCTAGATCAGACTCACTCACTCAGTTTATTCCTTCCTGGGGTCTGAGGTTTTAAGGTTCACTTTGTGACTATAGATCTCCTATGGTTGGGAGGTTGGTGAAGGCAAGTGAGGGAAACACATGAAACCATCTTTTAGGGAAATCTTTAAAAACTGAGTAAGATACCTTTGAGTGAAGAGGATCCACTTATGACTAAAGTAGAAGGAAATTGTGATTTTCAAAAGACCAGTGTAGCTGTCAGTATATTGGCAAATTGAGTTTTGTGAACTGGTAAGCACCATGAGTGCAGCAAACATCTgccttgttttattattgttctgCTGTGGAGAATGTGGGGCATATAGAATCAGTAAAGATTTGCTGAACAAATATTACTTTGGGGAATGTCCAAATGAACTGCAGTTGAGCTCTAGATAGAAATAGCTGGTCCGTAATGCACACTGAAAACCAGGCTCTGTGATAAGCACTTCACATGAATTAAACTCACTTGATTCTTACAACAGTATCTTGTACACAGATAATTGAATGCTACTTATTACCTTTTTCATTTACAGCTAAAACACATGCTAGCAGCAAATtaggctttaaaatttttacatttctctatGACTTGGAGTTTTGATTTTGTTCCTAGAAATAGCTGAGGAAGAAAGATGATAAAACTTTCTCAACTTACTGTTCTATGTGTTTATAATCCTTCATAATTTCAAAATTCACTGATATGTTGGCAGCAAGATATTAAAAACTTTTTCAGTACTACATTTGTggtggtgatctgtgatcaacAATTATGACtagctgaaagctcagatgatggttagcattttttagcaatgaaattTTTaaggtgttttcctttttttagacACAATGCCATCAATAAACTATAGTATAAACATGacttatatgcactgggaagccaaaaatTTCATTGGAATCACTTTATTGCGGTGGTGGTCTAGAACCAGCATTGTCTTTGAGGTGTGCCTGTACTGCCCCAGCCATCACTGATGATGAAATGAACATGgaggaaaattataattttataatttatgtcaTATTTTCTCAAGACCCTGCATATGTTCAATAAATCaaaactttcctttctttaccAGTTACTTAACAGAAAGTCTGATGCTGAAAGAGAACCGAACTTGCTTGTCACAGTTACTAGAGACTATGAAAAGTAAGTAAAACAGaacactttataaaatatttttctattaaaaagctACTTTCTAAATAAATACCATCTTGGTATAACTTGAGAAAATTTAGATTATTGATTACTTTCGTTGAATTATTATATCATGGAGGTCTGAAGGATATGTTGATGGAGAACAAATCAAAGGTACATGAGAGGAAGTAGTTTTcacacacataaaatttaccaagaaaatgaaaataccagaTTCGGAAAGGGCTGACATCAAAGCCGGGTCCCTTTGAAGTGTAGACAGATACATGATAGGAACAGGAAAGGTCTAAAGGGCAATATTTAAATTGGAGCTTCTATTTTGAAGATGAATCAGCTTTAACTAGTTAATAAGTCATGTGCTAGTCATTTTATTAGTTGATACTACAAAAGGCATGGTTATCAATGGGGTGTGATTTCTGCAGTACCTGGAGAAATTTTTGGATGCCACAAGTCTTGGGGTGGTAGTGGCTGCTACCAGCATCTCATGGTTGGGGGTAAGAAGGCCACTGAACACAAAATTCATAGTTTATCCTCTTGGTAGGCTGAAATATGGCTCCCCGAAAGATAACCATGTCCTAATCCCTGTAACCTGTCTGTGACTATTACCTTGCatggccaaaaaaataaaagtctttaCAGATGTGATAAAGTTAAGGATCTTAAAGTGGGAACATTATCTTGAATTATCCAGGTAGGGCCTGAATGCAATCACAAGAGTACTTATtagagaaaggcagagggaggTTTGGTACAGAGAAGGCAATGTGAAGACAGAGCAGAAAGAGATGTGAAGATGCTGGCCTTGAAAATTAGAGTGAtagggccacaagccaaggaaatgCTGGCCGCCACCAGCAGCTGGAACCAGGGCAGGAATGGGTTTCCCCCAGAGCCGCCAGAGAGAATGGCCCTGCCAGCACTTTGATTTTGGCCAGGTGAGTCTGATTTCAGACTCCTGGGCTTTGGAACTGTAAGATTatccatttctgttgttttagcaAAGCCTTACTAAGTGTGTGTTCGTATTTAGTAGCAGCCTCAAGAAATTTAATGCTCATTCACAACAAAGAATAATCCAGCCCAAACTGTCAACACTGGCATCTCTGAGAGACCCTGTTTTAGTGGTTGAGTAGAAATCTTCACTTAACTGATTGTATAGATTAGCCAGCCCTCACCATTCTTCACTCGTTCCTTCTTATCCATGTCACACTAAACGCTCACGACTACTAGAGTTCTTATCAGAATTAAAAGTCGATCGTGTTTTCCCTAAAAATTCTTATGCCAGTTGCCCTTGTTAGTTAAATTTGTGGTTTAAATATTGAATAGACCAATAGAATAAGAGATTGAAGATCTTGTGCTTGGATGATAGTAGTAAATAGGTATGCTTtttatgttttagttttaaaagctAACATAATTCAGGTATCATTTCTTGATTCTCTGACTGAAATGATCTTGAGGGCTTCTCTTTGAGAATGATGATTTGTGATTTATGAAATCATAGAACTGCAGGTCTAAAGTTACACCACTAGAGGGTACACTTCCAAAGCTAATTGCATTTTGGCTGTAGATATTTAAGGTGGTGGCATTTAATAGTTAGAAGGAGCCTTAAAGATAGCTGACTGCTCATATTATAGCTGACAGTTGTTACTGATTTCTTCTCAGTGCCATTACTTCActtattttaatacaaaataaaaatagctcttGATACTCAGAACTTTAATGATCTTAAGGTATATTATCCATAATTACTTGGAACAAAGCTATTGTCCTAAGGGTGTTGTGGAGTCACAAGTATTAATTCAGTTGAAAACACTGCTTTATTTGCATTATATAATAAGGCTGTAGCGTAGTCACCCATTTGGAGCATGTGGCGGCTAATAAGCGATGGTTATCTCATTATTCCTGTAATAAATCTTGAGATTTATATTCTTTAGTTTATTGTAGTTTAGTAACACAAACATACCAGGTGGagaatttttctgtaattataaAGTCCCTGATGTAATGGTTTGCTTTTAGTCTAAAGAGGACATTTTGTTCTTGGTGATGCTTCATTGTATAGGTTCTGCATTTTGTTAAAGCAAAGGACCATTGACATATTTTTACTAAGCATCCTCCCTTTATTACCTATTATGTAATGATTTCCTTTATAAGCAAAATGTACACTCTTGGCCTGCCAGCTAGCTATAGGCTAGAATGTTGTGAATATGGTTGGTTTATAGCCTTCTAACAAGTAAAAAGTGACTATGGTAGGACTTAACTGACAGGATTGTACCAGCCTGCTTATCTTTATGCTGTACGTGTATTGGCCAAGCTGCAGACAACTCTCCCAACCTGAACTACAAGTATGGTGTTCACTGGATTTTAATGTAGAAAAATCCTATTAATAATAATCACATTCCAAGAATCTGTTATTACCGGTCGTATAATAAGATGGGAAAATATTATTCAACTCTCTTATGAGAACTTTTTATTTAGTATAAATCCTTCTTTTATTTCCACATAGGTATGAGAAACTTGGTAAAAAAATATGAACCACCAAGATCTGAAGAAGTTGCTGTTCTAAAACAGAAGTTGGAGAGATGTCACTCTGCTGAGCTTGCCCTTAACATAATCACGTAAGTAGATGTGACGGTGTTATATTCAAGGATAGATGTGTTATTGGGTCCAACTGGTCCGTAAAGTAAATCACTTAATTGGTAAATGTTTGCACACTTGGGATAACTGACATCCAACTGGGTTTTTTTGAGTGGACATTTCGGACAGGATTAAACATGAATAGTTTGGCTTTTATAGTAAAGTTTGTACCTGCGTGACTAATGTGTTTTCACTTGCAGGCTCTGTCCCGTTCTTATTTTTTGGGATCCCACAGGAGCCTTCCTAGGGAATCCCTGAACTTCTTAGCTTTTAAATCTTTGGGTTCTTTGTAGGTCTGATATTTTATCTGAGGAACAAGCAAGTATACTGTTCAAGTTAGCTAGAGTAGGGAAACTTGGCATATTTTCTTTCCGTGGTAAACTATATTGAAAACGGAACCAGAAGAAAAATACGCTGTTAGAACTCCTTTTGCAGCCATGAGGAACACCTATCATGTCTCTTACTGATTTGTAGGCTGGATGTGTAAATCACCATACTCAAGCTCTTTATGCTTTGCAAATTGAGAATCTACTTAAACAGTTGGGGATATGGGCAAGTAATAGGAATGGTAaaactatttgttttctatttttctgtggaATGCATTCCaattcagaaattctacttcaTTTGTAAACATTAGTGGGAGTTAGCTCTGGCATCTTACTGTTAAGAtgcatttgaaatgtttttgatGTCTGTAATTGGTGAGTGTATGCTATTAGATAATATGTGAGAAGTCAGAACAGCACCCCAAGGCCTTCAGATCAGGTACACAGGACTCAAATTCTTCAACTATATAGTTGTAGTAGGAGACTATCCAAGGACTTATGCAGTATGTAGAACATGggagtttaaaaattaaagcttTAACTGCAAAGCATACCTTATATAGAACTGAAAATTGGTAGATTTCACTCCTGGGTTTCAGTGGTAACTGAGGAATGAAGGAATGGTTATAGAGAAATAAATGTTGACTTGAATAAATGAAGTATTGTCGTACTAATTATGTTTCTTCACATTGATTTGGAAATTGGCTTAGACTCAGAGTTGACAAACTGAACTGTAGGCCAAATTGGGGCCACTGCGCATTTTTAGAAAGTTTTACTAGAACACCCACTGTTTGACATATTGTCTGTGAATGTTTTCACACTACAGTTGAAGAGTTTGGTAGCTGTGACAGAAACTGTATGGCCTCAaggtataaaatatttactatctggcccttaaaaggaaaatttagcAGCCTCCAGATTAGACCCTTCTAGATATGTAACTGAATGGGCCATATCCCTAATTGCCAGAGTTTATATCTTCAAGTTACTGTCATTTTTGTAGGGTGCCAAgcaaattctgtttctctgagtacTTGAGAGATGCTTCTCAATGTGTAAAGGACTGTTTTTTCTTAAGCTGCATTACAGACAtgcttttgtaaaataaaataaacattacgaggaaaatgaaataaaatagacaaaacagAAGTGTAAAGTTTTTAGATTCAACAGTCAAAATTAATCAGATTGCTATAAAAGTTTCTAAACAATCTCTGTACTTGGGTCTTTGCATGCTGGAAATAGTTCATAGACTAGCaggtccatggaccacacttaCAAGCACTACTTTAGGATATTTGTTTTCCTTGGTCTGtaaaattcttctttcttttttatcacaCAATAATAAACTATATTATTGTTGTTTAAGTCAGTCAGTGCAGGTAAACCAAAATCCCTTTGATCAAAACCCAAATCCCAGTTGAGAACTTAAAATAGTTGGTATTTCTCATTGCCAACATTCCTCTGCATAAGTGTTGTGTATGAAACCAAGTTTGgtttttttcattaatgttttcatatatattgTACAACACTAATAGTGTCAATCTTTAACTTTTCCCTGTCCAGGTGAGAAAATAACATCACActgatattttaatttgcatttctcctatTCTGAGGCATTGATGTTTCTATGTTTAAGTGATCTGCATTTTTTCTGTATTGCTTCCTAAGAACACTTATCCAATTTTCTGACATCTTCTTGATTTGTAGTTCCTTATATTTTTTTTAGTCATCTTTGTATATGTATCAGATATCTTCTTCCATATCTTTCACTTTGTAATACATAGGAAatttgtctttccctgtttcTACACCTGAATACCTTTTCTTACGTCACAttaatctgcattttattttgccttctgttCAACTGTCAAAACCACTTAAAACTGAATGATGTGAGGTAGAAGTCtcctatttttcaaataaataacctGTTATGCCAGccatcttaaaatatttcataagtttCCCTATTTTAAAAGCTCTTTCATTACAGATTAAATTCCTGTATATACATACTTGTGTTTTGCCTACCTGCTCTGATCCCTGATCTGTTTATAATTCTTTGGTAACATACCCTTTGAATTGCCATagcttttatatatatagtatgtttgTAGTATATTATAGATGTAAATAACTGAGACAAGGTCCCTACACTTTCTTTTCAAAtctattttgctatttttgcATAATCTTTTCCAAGCCAGAGTTGGACTTGACAAGttccattaaaatgtttattaggaTTTTAATTGGAATTGTATTGAATTTAAAGATCGGTTTGAAAGATACTGTCTTTCTCTTCATAATTCGTCTCTTCGCATTGACGGAGGCTTTGTTCTTCGGCAGACCTGTGATATTTCAGACAGCCTTGCTAGTTTGTTTTACAGTTTCTGTGGACAGTCTTCATTGCTTATTGATGGTTGCTTAATtacagaaaaaagaggaaaggctATGAAGATGATGATTATGTCTCAAAGAAAGCCAAACATGAGGAGGTATGTTTTCCAAAGGTAAATTTTAAGCTATTCTTGGACATACTGGTGTGACCGTCTTGTTAAGATTTTATTATTCCAGGATGCAGGTCTTTTTGAAAGCCTTCCTTTTTTGTGTTACATTGCCCTGTTTTGTACGTTGCTCATTATTACAGAGATTTTTCTCACTTCTCGCTCAGCCTATCCTGAAGCAATACAACCATTAATTGATGAAGAATCCTTCCTGTGGTCACAGAAAGCAGCAGGGGCATACATACAAGCTAGATTTCTGCTTTGTTTAACTCTCCAAGGATTCTTCTcctacccttaaaaaaaaaaaagtagtaccTGGCAAATCACATGAATAAGAGGCAGAAGGTCACAGCTGTAACTTTTATTCCTGTCACTGGAGTAGTCTGGTGAGATCATGCCATATTACTCTAAGATTAAAACTACCAcatgtttaattaatttatttacctTCTATAATCAGCATTgctaaaagaacatttttttctaaagagaGGCAAAGAAGTAAACAATAGTGGCTATGCTTTAGTATAATGTTATccttactgtattttctttccttctcaggaAGAATGGACTGATGATGACCTGGTAGATTCTCTATAACCGATGGAAACTGATTTGTCAATGCTGACTTAACCAACAGAAGGACGAAGTGTATTTGgcatttaactttatttaaaaatgaaatgcgaAAGCATCAAAATATATTATACTTTTCTATTTATGTTATTTAAAGTGTTTTCCTTTCAGAGTAGCTTTATATGAAATAAGATCTTCAAAGAAGTGGGAATAGCATCTGGCCCCCAATGACTAATATTAAATTTGTCTTTCTATAGTAGTCAGTCAAATTTAAGCTGTTACTTATTGGCCTATATTGCTTTAAACAAAATGCATTAAAAGCAAACCTATCCATTTTAGGAAAAGGCACCACAAAACTTAGTTTTTAACCTGCTAAGGAAATGTTTTTTTGTCCTGCAGAAACGTTCATAAATGTCATTCTGATGTATTTAGCTGTTAGTGTGTTACTGCTCAGCTACAGAAAACTAGACACCCATGAATAATGTTATTTTCTTCAGTTATCTGAAAACATTtccaaatggatttttaaaaaaagaaaaatcaatatgcATTCTTGAGTAATTAGATGAGTAGGTTTTAGCaaattatatattgtataataATTAACCTATTACATTACATAAATGAATCCATATAAATAGATATgttcaaaaaaaattgaaattgagaTGAACTGATATAAAAGCAGACTGTGGGACCGAATTACATGGGTATGAATCGTGGCTGCCTCTACTTCACTTTGTGATCTTGATTAAGTTACTAATGCTCTGTGCCAGTTTCCCAAGGGGGAAAATAATGCCTACTTCTCCCAGGATTAATTAGAATAGTCCCTGCTGCATATactaaatattcagtaaatgttagctattacagtatttgttcaattatttaactgatttttttcagtcTCTAAATTGGAAtcaaattataaatatctgttgaattttttttggaaaactgggaTGAAGGAATTCTGGAAAAGTCAACTGCACTGAATATAAGTTTTACAGATAACTCTTCTCAGTGCCAGTGCGTCCTATTAATATAAGGACCATTTTTTTAACATCTCAGTATTTGACAGCAATATTTACTGTATGCATATTCATATTCTTTATTGAGTTTTTGGTTTAGTTTCCTTCTAAAATTCCTGAAATGTGATTTTATGAAAGAGTGGGAAGCAGTTGGAAGTTGATGTCCTCCAGTGCAGTTCAGGTTAAGTAGAGTGCTGCTGGGCTCTACATAGAATTGCCAACTGTTCATAATTTATCTCATTTCTCTTTTAGGTCACTAAACTTTGGCATTAGAGCAAGGTCCacatttctctgaaaaatttCCTACCcagccctttaaaaaaaagttttagagattttatttcatcattgacCAGCTAATAATTACTGCAAGGCCTAAAAAGGTAAATAACAAGTTTCCTATTCTACCTTAAAAGATAAACATATTGTCAAGATATAAAAAGAGGATGTCTTTACAtttgtgggtttttgtttttgttttttaataacaaGAGTGAGGAGCATCTCAGCTTGAGAAATAGCCAGTAGGTCAGTATGGCTGAAGACGGAGGTGTGATTTATGGGAGAGCCAACTTGCCCAGCAGTGGAATTTGGATACTTTTGCATATTACTGACATGCTTTTAGAGATGTCACTAGTCCATATCCTTCTGGTCTACTAGCAGACACCAAGGAAGGCGACCAAATAGGATACTACTGTGGTAGTCCAGCTAAAAGGCAGGAGGGATGGATAAGAGAGGAAAGTAAGAGGATACAAAAGGATACAGAcaagaagggaaaaaacagaaaagagttgACATCAAGGAAAAGAAGGTGGTATTGAATGTTTTGTTATGATTCAACTGTGATGGCACCCATGTCGGGTGTAGCTGCCTCCACAGGAATACAGCCTTTAATTACTTAGTACTACATACTAAGTTTGGAAACCCTccattatttttgtgttttttttcgtATATTTTAAACAGCAGTGGGAGATAGTAAAGTGTTGCTCTCAGAATCTAGGccttgagaaatttttttcttatgttggGAAAGGCTTTTCTGCCACATTTTGTATGACTTCTCTCCCCTGCACcattatggtttttaaaaaaagaccatTAGCCAAAAATATGACTTGAAGACATCTTCTCCCTGGGCCTTGCTCTGGTTCTAAATTTGAACTGCCCTTTAtaaaggagggagaaaataatgaaattaactGCTTAGCTGTATTTAGACATCAGTAATTTTCAAGATatccctttgttttattttaacttagCTCTTGTGAATACTTCacaaaaatacatatacagaaGCAAATAAATCTATACATAACAAACAAACTAAATATCCAGCAGATACAAGTAGTCACAAGTTCAAAGATGGATAACTGTTAAGAGGCTGCTGATGAGGTTGgttgaataattaaaaaaaaaagttcaatgtGGAATAAAAGCATTCtagggtttttttcccttaaaaaaacatgtaaaagaaattggtaatctataaaatggatgaatgggtaactAACCAGTACAACGaccaataatatttattgaattcaaACTATTTACTATTGTAAACATTTAACAGAAGCATTATGAAATCTAAATACAGTCTTTGATAATTCCAACAAAATAAGtggtatgtttaaaaaataaagctgatgAGCAATAGATccattctgtatattttctttcaacaAGTTCCAGCAAGAGAGAAATagcacagtatttttaaaaagtatacagcAAAGATTGTTCCCGTTATAATGGCAAACTCTGGAAACTGTAAATACAAATAGTCATTGAACAGTCAATCGGTCATATTCCTAATCAGGAAGGAGTTGTTAGTTATAGAACAGTCTGCAATCCAGTTGTTTTATGCTCATTTGTCAATAGAGAATGCTTCTTCTTGTCAGTTGGGTTTAGTTTTTCCTTTCCAAGAGACAGAAAACTTTGGCAATTGAAtgtactgaaaatatattttccaagtttAGGAGTACAGTTAGAGCATTTTGTTGTGTGAAGGTGATCTGTACACCAAGGCTCAGAGGTTGGTAAAGATTGATTCCATATCTGGAAAAAGTGCAAATATCCTGCACAGATAGCTTACAAAGTTGCTGCTGGCACACTTATTCACCAGCAGAATCTTGGATTTGTTTTTTTGCATAGCTCACACATCACTGGAATGTGGAAAGGTGTGCTATTTTTTGGCAAGAGCAAAGAAGACATCATACTGATGAGATTTACCATGTAGGTCATGCTGAATCCATGCAGAACACGTGGGTGAAGGCTGCTACCTGACGtcatttgtttttgtatattggttttgtttctgttgaAGCAGTTCTGTTATAGCTAGAAGCTTTTTCAGTACATGCTAGATAAGGAAAAATAGTATGAACATaattagtaaataaatgaaagccTGGTTAGAAATTTCAAGGGTAGGAACCTGGATTTGAAAAAAGTCCTATTAACTCaaagaaattcataaaatattacCATTCTACTCAAATCATAAAAATTTGTTAGTGCACAAAAATATCTcgaccaaaatatattaagaaccaAGTGAAGAGAAATTCATTTGTGTTTGGTGTTCTCATAACTACTTAGGCCAGAACAATTGCTAAGACAGATCTTATGTTCTATCATTATAAATGACACATACATACACCTTATGCCTTAGAGAATCATGTAAGAAATAAAACGATATTGTGCCTAAAATTAAATCAAACAGGTCCTACatctttcttgaatttttttttattggagaatTTGGCCTAAATATGACAAGTAGGCCCTGTGGGATATATTCTGCCCAAGTTTCTAAACTTGGAAAAAAACCTTTTGAGGAAAACTCAGAATCACCAAACTCAGTGCTTTAGTCTCTTCTAACAAATGGCTGGCCAGTGTGGTGATAGTATTCAGGAAGAGCTTACTGCAACTAGCAGTTTACAAGATCACACTCTAGAAGATTGGGAGCTTAGAATATTTTTGTGGATCACTTGGCAGTGcactgtgtgtgtgagagaaacaAAAGTCACGTAACTACTGACTTACTGGCTCCCTTACTCTCTTCACACATCCTTCTGGAATTCACATTAATTTAGACTCTAGCAAGGTTTGACAATTTGCAGAATCAAAAAGTCTGGGTATATTATTCCTATCTGCCAAGATCTTTCTGGATTATAACTCAGATTCTGAAGACTTTAATGGAACAAAGTGTTGACCATAATTCAGCTATTTACGGCCTCTCAGTCTTCTTAAGTGCTAATGAAACATTGTTCAATGAAGTCTGGCCAAAACCTACCTGCTGTGCACCACGTTCATTACTGAGTGTTCGCAGTTCATCTGAATGGGCCGCACAAATTTCATGCAATGCTGCTAAATCACGGGACAGGTCAGTTCTAGAATGTTCTATACTGTCTGGAAGTTCAGGCACATTCTTTAAGGGAATCACAAAACTGCATTTAGAAATACAATCTTTATAGTTTCCTCACTGGTTATAATAGAAGTTTTAACATACTGAagccttttaaaatcaaatttgtaACCTCGGTGTTCACATCAAAACCAGGTTCCATTTTTAGTGTAGTAGTACTGCTCTTctaaataaatgggtttcttaaactttgtcTGTGGAGAGTTTTCCTATTTTTTGATCCACAATGCATGccaaataaacaattaaaagtaCTAATCTGGATTAAATGCAACCTACATTCCTCTTTAATACTGAATTTCATTACTAGGCTGCTATAGTCTGTCCAAATTGATCGGCATCTGCAAGTAGTAAGTACATTAATTACCTGTGGGCTGTGCCCAAAATACCTGATACTGT
This genomic interval from Manis javanica isolate MJ-LG chromosome 1, MJ_LKY, whole genome shotgun sequence contains the following:
- the CCNH gene encoding cyclin-H isoform X5; this translates as MMLCKYYEKRLLEFCSVFKPAMPRSVVGTACMYFKRFYLNNSVMEYPPRIIMLTCAFLACKVDEFNVSSPQFVGNLRESPLGQEKALEQILEYELLLIQQLNFHLIVHNPYRPFEGFLIDLKTRYPMLENPEILRKTADDFLNRIALTDAYLLYTPSQIALTAILSSASRAEITMESYLTESLMLKENRTCLSQLLETMKSMRNLVKKYEPPRSEEVAVLKQKLERCHSAELALNIITKKRKGYEDDDYVSKKAKHEEVCFPKEEWTDDDLVDSL